GGGGAGCGCACACATATTGGAGCAGTTGTTGTGTGCGTGAACCTAAGCAGGAATATGTGACCATAAATAAACTACAAATTAGGCTATTCGGTCATCAAATGACTGATTTCGTGACTGAATAAAGCTAATCTGTCATCTGCTCAAGTAGCAAAAGACAGAATAGCCTTAATCTGTCATCTGCTCAAGTAGCAAAAGACAGAATAATTTGATTCTGTCCAAAATCCAATAAAAAAGTAAATGGCAAATGAGAAAACGTTATTGTCACTCAGATATTTCCATGTGACAATAACTTAGATGAGCATTGAAAGTCGGCCTATCACTTCCCGCTTACCTTAGCAGTGGCCAGACCTCCCACTTACCAATTATCCCCCTAACTCCGCAAGCCTTTCCCGGTATCGACTAGATAATAAGCCAAGCCATATAAAGCGAGTGTAAAGACCAGTAAAATCACCAACGAAGTCGTTAATGGAATATCGGTAGAACCGAGGAAACCATAGCGGAAAGCAGAAATCATATAGGCAATGGGATTTATTTTAGAGACGCCTTGCCAAAATGGGGGCAACATCGAAATCGCATAGAAGACGCCCCCTAAATAGGTCAACGGTTGGATGATGAACATGGGAACGATTTGAATGTCATCGTAGGATTGCGCGTAAACACCGTTAATCAGACCCGCTAAAGAAAAGACAATGACGGTTAACAACAAGACGCCAATGACAATTGGCCATGAATAGACCTTAAGCGGAACAAAAAATAATGA
This window of the Fundicoccus culcitae genome carries:
- a CDS encoding ABC transporter permease, with amino-acid sequence MYKVYFTALKSLAIKETNRYLRIWVQTLVPPVISTSLYFLIFGKMIGGRIGQIDGFSYIEFIVPGLIMMSAINSSYSNVSSSFFSQKLQKNIEELLVAPVPTHAIIWGFVIGGLGRSLIVSALVTIVSLFFVPLKVYSWPIVIGVLLLTVIVFSLAGLINGVYAQSYDDIQIVPMFIIQPLTYLGGVFYAISMLPPFWQGVSKINPIAYMISAFRYGFLGSTDIPLTTSLVILLVFTLALYGLAYYLVDTGKGLRS